The following are encoded together in the Scomber japonicus isolate fScoJap1 chromosome 20, fScoJap1.pri, whole genome shotgun sequence genome:
- the uts2r2 gene encoding urotensin-2 receptor 2: MALPRQRNAKGSNATEIEKKIKRGNALRQGSTWRSSRGLMALLLVALSVFGVAGWLYVSSLDSDITETLVSKSELVSPQPRVYSVQCSEDYQNYQRYPGCTPLKCGRAVTDNVVTKEEAQVLRRLAERGLALAGSGGGASILDLHSGALSMGKQFVNIYRYFGDQIGEVFTQEDFQLYRNVRKRIQAAIAETFDLDPTLMYLTKPTFFSRINSTEAKTQHDEYWHPHIDKVTYGSFDYTSLLYLSDYGSDFTGGRFIFMDQNANRTVEPRAGRVSFFSSGSENLHRVEKVTWGTRYAITVSFTCDPAHAISDPAMPEGTHG, encoded by the exons ATGGCGTTACCGCGACAGAGAAATGCGAAAGGCTCCAATGCAACTGAGATAGAGAAGAAAATTAAAAG GGGTAACGCACTACGGCAGGGATCCACATGGAGAAGTTCCCGAGGCCTCATGGCCTTGCTGCTGGttgctctgtctgtgtttgggGTGGCTGGGTGGCTGTACGTGTCCTCTCTggacagtgacatcacagaaaCATTGGTCAGCAAGAGTGAGCTGGTCTCTCCGCAGCCCAGAGTCTACAGTGTCCAGTGCTCTGAAGACTATCAGAACTACCAACGCTATCCAG GATGCACCCCTCTGAAGTGTGGTCGTGCAGTTACAGACAACGTGGTAACAAAGGAGGAAGCTCAGGTCCTCAGGAG GCTGGCTGAGAGGGGGCTTGCGCTGGCTGGCTCAGGGGGAGGA GCCTCCATACTGGATTTGCACTCTGGAGCGTTGTCAATGGGAAAACAGTTTGTCAACATCTACAG GTACTTTGGGGATCAGATCGGGGAGGTGTTCACTCAGGAGGATTTCCAGCTTTACAG GAATGTACGCAAGCGAATTCAAGCAGCTATTGCCGAGACATTTGATTTGGACCCAACTCTGATGTACCTCACCAAGCCCACCTTCTTCTCCAGAATCAACAGCACGGAAGCCAAGACCCAGCATGACGAGTACTGGCACCCACACATAGATAAG GTGACTTATGGCTCTTTTGACTACACCTCCCTCCTCTACCTGTCTGACTATGGCTCTGACTTCACTGGAGGAAGATTTATCTTCATGGACCAAAACGCCAACCGGACAGTGGAACCACGGGCAG GACGagtctctttcttctcttccggCTCGGAGAACCTCCACCGCGTAGAAAAGGTGACATGGGGGACGAGATACGCCATCACCGTGTCCTTCACCTGCGACCCTGCACACGCCATCTCCGACCCCGCCATGCCCGAAGGCACCCATGGGTGA
- the LOC128381205 gene encoding LOW QUALITY PROTEIN: hexosaminidase D-like (The sequence of the model RefSeq protein was modified relative to this genomic sequence to represent the inferred CDS: inserted 1 base in 1 codon) codes for MNCPPWPKGKKLVHLDLKGAPPRVEYLHKLIDLLSQLGADGLLVEYEDMFPYEGELKLLQATVQPAYSKEEILSIQEVAKCKGMEVIPLVQTFGHMEFVLKHRPMWSLRELAHCVGTLNPHKEEGVRLVIEMLRQVVELHPGLNTLHIGADEVYMLGEGEESKQWLASPGRTVEQLFLSHVTKVAKAIKDTWPHMTVIMWDDMMRGMSQDTLKASGLVGLVQPMLWDYTPNLEVDKTVSLLEKYCSAGMSDLWAASSFKGSTSVYTNITSTQRHLENHLQWLNVAASLSAGINLKGIAITGWQRYDHLSVLCELIPVALPSLAACLQTLIHGQLSAEAQSKVTETLGVSSMEVEEMGSAADGTLLFPGRRLAELIVELNSLLNSDDIRFFENNMFVRGWFSPYQRQRKMVTPLITMQIHSEASMYLTMLQQKGEEVRGEMSXLYPDSTAQEWIEEHVSPVMAPLQRIIDEIAACVKEMVP; via the exons ATGAACTGCCCACCTTGGCCTAAGGGAAAGAAATTGGTTCACCTGGATTTAAAAGGTGCCCCTCCAAGAGTAGAATACCTTCACAAG CTGATCGATTTGCTCTCCCAGCTGGGAGCCGATGGCCTGCTGGTGGAGTATGAGGACATGTTTCCTTATGAGGGGGagctgaagctgctgcaggCCACAGTGCAGCCGGCTTACAG CAAGGAGGAGATATTATCCATACAGGAAGTTGCCAAATGTAAAGGCATGGAGGTCATCCCACTCGTGCAGACTTTTGGCCACATGGAG TTCGTGTTGAAGCACCGACCCATGTGGAGCCTGAGGGAGTTGGCTCACTGTGTCGGCACCTTGAATCCCCACaaagaggagggggtgaggCTGGTGATAGAGATGCTGAGGCAGGTGGTGGAGCTGCATCCAGGTCTAAACACGCTGCACATAGGAGCAGATGAG GTGTACATGTTGGGTGAGGGTGAGGAGTCCAAACAGTGGTTGGCTTCACCTGGACGCACAGTGGAGCAACTTTTCCTGAGTCATGTGACCAAGGTGGCCAAGGCTATAAAGGATACATGGCCTCATATGACTGTCATAATGTGGGATGATATGATGAGAGGCATGAGCCAGGACACGCTGAAAG CTAGTGGTCTGGTAGGACTCGTCCAACCTATGCTGTGGGACTACACACCTAATCTGGAGGTGGACAAAACTG TGTCTCTGCTGGAGAAATACTGCAGTGCCGGTATGTCAGACCTGTGGGCAGCCAGCTCTTTCAAAGGTTCCACTAGTGTTTACACCAACATAACCAGTACACAGAGACACTTAGAGAACCATTTGCAGTGGCTGAACGTGGCAGCTTCTTTATCTGCTGGCATTAACCTGAAGGGCATCGCCATCACAGGCTGGCAAAG GTATGACCACCTGTCAGTACTGTGTGAGCTGATACCCGTGGCTCTTCCATCACTGGCAGCCTGTCTCCAAACTCTCATCCATGGCCAGTTAAGTGCTGAGGCTCAAAGCAAAGTGACAGAGACGCTGGGTGTCTCCTCTATGGAGGTAGAGGAAATGGGAAG CGCTGCTGATGGTACCTTGCTGTTCCCAGGAAGAAGGCTGGCTGAGTTAATTGTGGAGCTTAATTCACTCCTTAACTCAGATGACATAAGATTTTTTGAAAACAACAT GTTTGTAAGAGGATGGTTCAGCCCCTACcaaagacagaggaagatgGTAACCCCTCTCATCACCATGCAGATTCACAGTGAAGCATCAAT GTATTTGACAATGTTGCAACAGAAGGGGGAGGAAGTGAGAGGAGAGATGT AACTTTACCCAGATTCAACAGCCCAGGAGTGGATAGAAGAGCATGTTAGCCCTGTAATGGCTCCTCTGCAGAGGATTATAGATGAAATTGCAGCCTGTGTGAAGGAGATGGTGCCATAG
- the LOC128381207 gene encoding cytochrome b-245 chaperone 1 homolog has protein sequence MGYMTVEVNTSTLLHLKRAPGIRSWSLLVGIASIGLAAAYYSSDSILWKLFYVTGCLFVAMQNMEEWEEAVFDKTKNLIELKTISLYTLILTLRRKGQEKIVLDLTHLRDISVQEERVRYLGKGYVLVLRLATGFSYPLTQNATLGGRSDVEAISVLLKRFLGLEELQRRQQQEEEAEYGEDEVDSMDSSGSEGEAGEL, from the exons ATGGGTTACATGACAGTAGAGGTGAACACCTCCACCTTGCTCCACCTGAAGAGAGCCCCTGGCATTCGCTCCTGGTCTCTTCTTGTCg gtataGCTTCTATTGGGTTGGCAGCTGCATACTACAGCTCAG ACAGCATCTTATGGAAGCTTTTCTACGTTACTGGCTGTCTCTTTGTGGCCATGCAGAACATGGAGGAATGGGAGGAGGCTGTGTTTGACAAAACCAAGAACTTGATCGAGCTCAAGACCATAAGCTTGTACACTTTAATCCTGACATTAAGACGGAAGGGCCAAGAGAAAA tTGTGTTGGACCTGACACATCTACGTGATATCTCCGTCCAGGAAGAGAGGGTGCGTTATTTGGGGAAAGGCTATGTGCTGGTGTTGCGGCTGGCTACAGGGTTCTCCTACCCCCTCACTCAGAATGCCACGCTGGGAGGACGCAG CGATGTGGAAGCTATATCTGTACTGCTGAAGCGCTTCCTgggactggaggagctgcagcgacgccagcagcaggaggaagaggcagagtaTGGAGAGGACGAAGTCGATTCTATGGATAGCAGTGGTTCAGAGGGTGAAGCAGGCGAACTCTGA